Proteins co-encoded in one Acidobacteriota bacterium genomic window:
- a CDS encoding tail fiber domain-containing protein — translation MKDVFCRAVLVLTLILCSSMIGLTQSTEITYQGQLQNASAPATGSFDFEFVLFDAVAGGSQVGSTISRSGVAVANGIFTVNLDFGSSFPGANRFLEIRVRQSGGGAFTTLSPRQSVTSAPYSVKSLSSESSSNSATAGNFTGSLTGDVTGTQNSTTVARLQGRNVSAAVPLNDQVLKFNSGSNQWQPAADNTGAGGGVTSVTASGPLASSGGATPNISLGQIPTANIADAAVTSPKIASGQVVKSLNALTDNVTLAAGSNITITPAGNTLTIASTGGGGNPILNQTTVQPNADFNISGSGTAGGTLSAASINAATQYNIGGLRVLSVRGTSNLFAGLNVATAHTTSSNNVFLGNGVGQAITTGPYNTFVGKDVGSTMIAGERNSFYGYASGLFANPGSSNSFYGAASGLNNTGNRNSAFGESAGAFGGTGSDNSYFGTFAGTNNAGNFNTIIGASSDLGGGVNNGTALGAKAYVAQNDSVVLGSIAGTNGATTSARVGIGTSSPSFKLHVISPNGVGVYGHSLGGGAGSQVGIFGNGDSAGYGVYGIGRTGVYGVSSGAGSIAVRAGGGSSWFQGDSTPLADVTGSGIVIGSSPIGAPNQFGYLFAYDYSTNVARNLILNSPGGNVGIGTIAPLSRLDIAVTGDGAELLRFSTERPWLFRQVRSGSVSGLQLLSTVGQKYFEITSSDGANVASFLADSTSSKVGIGTANPIATLDVAGSFKLDILGGGGSVAICRAFNNFIATCSSSARYKTNVAQFSGGLRVIDRLRPVSFNWKEGGSRDIGFVAEEVAAVEPLMVTYNDKGDVEGVKYDRLSTVFVNAIKEQQGQIENQQKQLDLQQAQIESLKALNSTLAKRLVIIERRIKKTTAVSRSRRGGRR, via the coding sequence ATGAAGGACGTTTTTTGTCGAGCAGTTCTGGTGCTGACCTTGATTCTATGCAGTTCTATGATCGGGCTGACTCAATCTACCGAGATCACTTATCAAGGGCAACTGCAAAACGCATCTGCTCCCGCGACTGGAAGCTTTGACTTCGAATTTGTTCTATTTGATGCCGTCGCCGGGGGATCGCAGGTCGGGTCGACGATCTCGCGGAGCGGAGTGGCGGTCGCGAATGGTATCTTTACCGTTAACCTCGACTTTGGGTCGAGTTTTCCGGGTGCGAATCGTTTTCTTGAGATCCGCGTCAGGCAATCGGGTGGTGGGGCGTTTACGACGTTATCGCCGAGGCAGTCAGTAACAAGTGCTCCGTATTCGGTGAAAAGTTTAAGTTCGGAAAGCTCTTCAAATTCCGCGACGGCGGGCAATTTCACGGGCTCATTGACCGGCGACGTGACAGGAACGCAGAATTCGACGACCGTTGCTCGCCTGCAGGGAAGGAATGTTTCCGCCGCAGTTCCACTCAACGATCAGGTTCTCAAGTTCAACAGCGGATCTAATCAATGGCAGCCGGCCGCCGACAATACGGGAGCCGGCGGCGGAGTCACTTCCGTGACCGCAAGCGGGCCGCTCGCCAGCAGCGGCGGAGCAACGCCAAATATCTCTCTCGGCCAGATCCCGACCGCTAACATTGCGGATGCGGCGGTAACCTCGCCAAAGATAGCGAGCGGCCAGGTCGTAAAGAGTCTGAATGCCCTGACCGACAACGTAACCCTCGCCGCCGGTTCAAATATCACGATCACACCAGCGGGAAACACGCTCACGATCGCTTCGACCGGCGGAGGCGGGAATCCGATTCTCAACCAAACGACCGTGCAGCCGAATGCGGACTTCAACATTAGCGGCAGCGGAACAGCGGGCGGCACGCTTTCCGCAGCTTCGATAAATGCGGCAACTCAATACAATATCGGCGGTTTGCGAGTTTTGAGTGTACGCGGTACCAGCAATTTATTTGCTGGCTTAAATGTGGCAACGGCTCATACCACTAGTTCAAATAATGTCTTTCTTGGGAATGGCGTTGGGCAAGCGATCACAACGGGCCCATACAATACTTTTGTCGGCAAGGATGTCGGATCAACAATGATCGCAGGCGAGCGGAACAGCTTTTACGGCTATGCTTCGGGGCTTTTTGCAAATCCGGGTTCGAGCAATTCATTCTACGGTGCGGCGTCCGGACTGAATAATACCGGAAATCGCAATTCGGCATTTGGGGAATCTGCAGGTGCGTTTGGAGGCACGGGTTCTGATAACTCCTATTTTGGTACCTTTGCAGGTACCAACAATGCAGGCAATTTCAATACGATAATAGGAGCTAGTAGTGATCTCGGTGGCGGAGTAAATAATGGGACGGCCTTAGGGGCAAAGGCGTATGTGGCTCAGAATGATTCCGTAGTCCTGGGGAGCATCGCCGGGACCAACGGAGCAACCACTTCGGCAAGGGTTGGCATCGGAACAAGCAGTCCATCATTCAAACTGCATGTTATCTCTCCAAATGGCGTTGGTGTGTATGGCCATAGTTTGGGGGGCGGAGCTGGCAGCCAGGTCGGTATTTTTGGCAATGGTGACTCCGCCGGCTACGGTGTCTACGGAATCGGTAGAACCGGCGTTTATGGGGTGAGTTCAGGAGCGGGTTCGATCGCGGTGAGAGCTGGAGGTGGATCGAGCTGGTTCCAGGGTGACTCAACACCTCTAGCGGATGTGACTGGATCTGGCATTGTTATTGGATCTAGCCCCATAGGGGCCCCGAACCAGTTTGGCTATCTGTTCGCCTACGACTATTCGACAAATGTGGCGCGAAACCTGATTCTGAACAGCCCGGGGGGCAACGTCGGTATCGGTACCATAGCACCCCTCTCAAGGTTGGATATAGCGGTCACGGGGGACGGTGCGGAACTGCTTAGGTTCAGCACGGAGCGCCCGTGGTTATTTCGTCAAGTTCGATCGGGATCCGTGAGCGGCCTGCAGCTATTATCTACCGTCGGGCAAAAGTACTTTGAGATCACCTCCAGCGACGGCGCCAATGTTGCCAGTTTCCTGGCCGATTCCACCTCTTCCAAAGTCGGCATTGGCACGGCCAATCCAATAGCCACCCTTGACGTAGCCGGTTCGTTCAAACTAGATATCCTTGGCGGCGGCGGAAGCGTGGCGATCTGCAGAGCTTTTAACAATTTCATTGCGACTTGCAGCTCGAGTGCGCGGTATAAAACCAATGTAGCCCAGTTTTCCGGTGGTCTCCGTGTTATCGACCGCCTACGACCAGTTTCGTTCAACTGGAAGGAAGGGGGATCTAGAGACATAGGTTTTGTGGCGGAAGAGGTGGCCGCCGTCGAGCCGCTCATGGTTACTTACAACGACAAAGGCGATGTCGAAGGCGTGAAATACGACCGCCTGAGCACGGTGTTCGTAAATGCCATCAAAGAGCAGCAGGGCCAGATCGAGAATCAACAAAAACAGTTGGATCTGCAGCAAGCCCAGATCGAATCACTCAAGGCGTTGAACTCGACTTTGGCTAAACGTCTGGTTATTATCGAACGTAGAATCAAAAAAACAACGGCAGTTAGCCGGTCACGTAGAGGAGGACGAAGATGA
- a CDS encoding carboxypeptidase regulatory-like domain-containing protein, with protein sequence MKRTNNYLVVFGLMILCSAALGQSGGNFEIRKSVIAGGGGNSTGGTFVVDGTVGQSAAGTTSSGGGFQVTGGFWGGSAPAASIVTISGRVTTPTGLGLRNAIVYLIDPQGLRRIATTSSFGIYSFDMVTTGQNYTLTVASKRYRFAPQFLLVQGSLSNVDFVGLE encoded by the coding sequence ATGAAAAGGACGAATAACTATCTTGTTGTGTTCGGGCTGATGATCCTGTGTTCTGCTGCGCTCGGGCAATCGGGCGGGAATTTTGAGATCCGTAAGAGCGTGATCGCCGGCGGCGGCGGGAATTCGACGGGCGGCACGTTCGTTGTGGACGGCACGGTTGGCCAGTCCGCGGCGGGAACGACTTCGAGTGGCGGTGGATTTCAGGTAACGGGCGGATTCTGGGGCGGATCGGCTCCGGCAGCTTCGATCGTGACCATTTCGGGCCGCGTGACGACACCGACCGGCCTGGGGTTAAGAAATGCGATCGTTTACCTGATCGATCCGCAGGGCCTCAGGCGTATCGCGACGACGAGTTCGTTTGGGATCTATTCGTTCGATATGGTGACGACCGGACAAAACTATACCCTTACCGTCGCGTCAAAGCGTTACCGTTTCGCCCCGCAATTCCTTCTCGTTCAAGGCTCGCTTTCGAATGTTGATTTTGTGGGATTGGAATAG